The sequence below is a genomic window from Macaca nemestrina isolate mMacNem1 chromosome 13, mMacNem.hap1, whole genome shotgun sequence.
gaggcggagcttgcagtgagccgagatcgcgccactgcactccagcctgggcaacagcatgagactccgtctcaaaaaaaaaaaaaaaaaaaaaaaaaaggcctcagaGGCATTTCAGAAGGCCCCTTCTATCACAGGCCCACCTAAGAGGACTGAATAGTTTCAAAGACCAAGCCCAGGGCACCATTGCCCTACGTCATCTCAGGATGCTACTGCCCACATCCCAGCTTCTCCAGTTCCACCCCTGGCTCAAAGGGCACTAGGTACAGCTCAGACCACTGCTTTGGAGGGTACAAGacctaagccttggcagcttccatatggttttcttttttctttttttgagacagagtcttgccctgtcacccagactggaatgcaatggtatgatctcggctcactgcaacctctgcctccagggttcaagtgattctcctgcctcagtatcccaagtaggtgggattgcaggcatgtgccaccatgcccagctaattttgtatttttagtagagatggggtttcacaatgttggtcaggctggtctcaaactcctgacctcaggtgatctacctgccccagcctcccaaagtactagaattacagatgtgagccaccatgcccagccttccatATGGTTTTAGGTCTGCAGGCTTGCAGAATGCAAGAGTGAAGGAGGCTTGggaacttccacctagatttctgAGGACGTATCGAAAAGCCTaggtgcccaggcagaagcctgccacAGGGCAGAGATCCCACAGAGAGCCTCTACTAGGGCAGAGCCATGGGAAAATATAGGGTTGGAACCCCCATACAAGGTCCCCATGGGGAtattgcctagtggagctgtgggaatggGGCCAATGCCCTCCAGACACCAGAAAGGTAGAGTCACCATCATCTTGCAACCTCAGCATGGAAGACCCACAGGCATTCAATCCCAACCTGTGAGAGCAGCGATGTTCGCTGCACCCAGCAAAGCCATAGACACAGGGCTGCTCAAGGCCTTCAAAGCCCACTCCTCTTCACCAGTATGGAGTTAAggaagattattttggaactttcgGATTTAATGtttgccctgctggatttcagacttgtgtgGGGCCTGTTGCCTTTTacttttggccaatttttcccttttggaatgagaatgTCTACCCAATACCTGTAACAcaattgtatcttggaagtacgTAACTTGTTTTTGATATAACAacctcataggtggaaggaattTGCCTTGAGGCTTAGATGAAATTGTGGATTCTGGACTTTTAAGATGATGCTGGAACAAGGTGAGACTTTGGAGAACTATTAGGAAGGGATGGTTGCATTCTGCAATGTGAgatgacatgagatttgggggtaAGGGGCGCACTGATATAGTTCAGATGTTTGTTCTCTCCAAATCATATGTTGAAATATGACCCCCAAAgttagaggtggggcctagtgggaggtgttttggtcataggggtggattcctcatgaatggcttggtgctctGTCCatggtaatgaatgagttctgGCTCTATTAGTTCACATGTAAGCTGGCTGCTTGAAAGCACCTGGCAtctctcttgcttgctttctcgccgtgtgacacacctgctcccccttcagCTTCCACCATGAGTATAAgattcctgaggccctcaccagaagcagatgcctgCACTATGCTTTTTGTACGGCCTGCAAaaccatgaaccaaataaacctgttttccttgtaagttacccagtctcagggattcTGTTATGATCCCCTGGAAGAGTTATACCATTTCCAGGTCTAGCCCATGGTAAATCCCACACTCCCCTCGGAGGCCACCTTCTTCCCTCTGCAGAGACCCTGGGGTTAGAGTGGATTGATTGTGTCTCTGGCCCCAATTCTTCTCCTGAGGCTGCATTCCACTTTTTTGCTATGTGACTTTGCAGCCCTTCTCACTACTGAGGCAGGTTCCTCTCTCGTCAAGTTTGGCGAAGATGCAACACATGCAGGGATTTGAAAAcacatttgtttgtttctgcttttgtttttgcttctctgcAATTTCCTTGAAACCATGCCTGAGCTAGCCTGTGGGAAAACGAAAAAGCATCATTGACCTAGTCTTTCAGCCAATCCCACTGCATTTGTACAGTGCAATCTGAGACCAGAGGAAATGCCCAGCCAAGCTCAGCCAAAATTGCTGACTCATGagctaaatatttatttcattttatggttgTTCTTAGCAGCATTATCCTGGCACTAGAAAAACGAAACAGATGGGACTCAAAAAGACTGAATGAAGCAGAAACCCAGAAGCTACCCCACAAGCAATCACCTGGGACTCAGATGGGGCTGGACAATAAGCTTTTTTGCATTGAAAGGTCATTGCAGTGAAAGGTTGGGGATTGCTTGCTGTTACAGCTGAATGGATTCTATTCTGACCAATACACAAGGAAAGAGATCACAGACCCCCTGCCTGAGAAGAAGGGAGGCGGTAGATGAAATGAATTGTAATATGAGCCACTAGCCTGGCCCACATGCAGGAGAAGGACTGGCCCGTCTTCTGGAAGCCCATGCTCTGGTAGAGGGACAAGGCAGTGAGTTGGATGTTGCTGGTGTCCAGGACAACTGCACTGCAGTCCTGGTCCCGGGCAAACTGGAGGACAGTCCTGATCAGGGCTTTTGCTATCCCCTGACAACGGTGCTCACTGTCCACAGAGAGATGAAACAGCTGCAACCGCTTCTCCTTCAAGGTGGGATCATCAACGGGCAGAGCTCCTACCATGCCCACCACCTTCTCTTCAGACTCAGCCACCCAGAAGCAGGAGTCAGGCTCACTCAGGTAGGATTTGGTGATGTCAGACATGTCTGTGCGCAATACTGTGTCTACATAGTCCATCCAGGGTTTTTTGGCAAGGAACCACAGggcagggaggaggctgaggctgaacaTGAGGGCCAGAAGCCAGGAGCCAGAGACCAGGAGTAGGGCAAGGGGTCCCCCAAGTAAGAGTATGAGGGTTCGAGGCAGCTTCAGCAATTGCCAGAAGGTGGCTGGGATGTGCTCAGCCATCCCCTGGGAGAGCAAGCGCACGACCCACTTGCGGTCGCTCTCCTGGTATTTGCGGATGTGATAAGGAGCCATGGACAGACTTCTGTGTCTGAAATCTCTAAGTCCAGGAGACAGAGCGAGGCCTCCCTGCACGCCTTTGTGCCAGGCctggggaagagagaaaatcaTGTGAGTGCCTGcatgtctcccagccctgcaggaacAAGGAGACCTGCTCGAGGGTGTGTTTTTCCACTTTTGCCCATGAGGAAGCAGGCCTCTGCCACTGAGAGAACGTAGGGTCAGAAAGACCTACACTGGAATCTGGTTCCATCCCTttctaactgtgtgaccttgggcatgtcacttaacctctctgagcctccatttcttcatctatagaACAGGGAAGAAGAAAACCTGCCTTCTAGAGTTGTTTTGAAGATTGAATAAAATACATTCTATAAAGCCCTGATAGATGAACTACCCACCGCTCTTCcatctgtttcctttttctgGCTCTCTCAGCTTCTTGGTGCATTGAGAGGGCACCTACCTCAGGCAGGCCACACGTCCAAAGCTTTGGTCCTTCTCCAGGGACCATACATCACAGAAATCCTGTGTCCAACACAAGTTTCAGGAAAGGCTCCCTCCAGCATTACTGTAAGTTCTTAAGTTGCTGAGGTGGCATAAGAGTCAAGCACAAAAAATAGCCCAGCCTCCAGATCCCAAGGAAGGTGCATGCTCAGAGCACTGTCCTTCCACCCAGTCCTCTCACCTGTCACCACAAGAGCCTTGAGTGTCCAAGCTTCAGCTCTCAGCCGCTCACTGGCATCCAGGAGATACTGTCTGGGGCTTGCCTACCCTTGCACAGCAGGCTGCCTGCCTCATTGGTTGGCTCCTGAATGTTTGGTAATCATAAACCCTAGGGTCAAAGAGCTGGACCGTAACACAGCAGGGAGCCCAGTGTGCATTCTCCTTTGTGGTCAAAGGGAATGACCTGGAAGGGGAGACTCAAGGTCTGGGATCGCCTGGGGTCCTTGCCCTTCTGGAAGGCCTGCCACCTCTCTTGGCTGTTCAGGCCCCAAGCATCTCTCTGCCACCTGGCACACTTGGTACTCTCTGAGATACACCCTGGTCCCTGTACACATATACCGCGAGCCTGAGAACTGTGCCATTCACCCTGTACTCAGTCACCACTGAGCAGAAGCCGAGTCCCCAGGCTTGGCAAGAAGgcccttcccagctaggcttctCCCCACTGAGGTTTCCCTGGTCCACGAAGCATTGATAGTTGGCAGTTCCTTGCACTCACCTCACCAACTCCTGCCTCCACCCATTCATTGATTCAGTCAACAGTTGTGTGCGATGCACTTCCTGTGTCTGGGGGTCATTTCAGCCATGAGCAAGGTTGACATTCGGATGACAGACATGGCTGTGTGTGGCTGGTGTGTCTTCTGGCTGTTGGTCAGAGGCTGTGCCATAcccattgttaaatattttgcaCTGCAGATGTTGGGGAGGCCCAAATTCATGCTCTTGTACCCGACGTAGAGCTGATGCCAAACACACACGTTGGGGCTTGGAGACAGAGAAAGTTTTATTCGATTTGGCCAAAGCAAGAAGGCAGGAGAGCAAGATCTCTCAAATTTACTTCAacaaagaagcagcagcagaacgTTTTTATGCAGCTAGAGAGTGAGGAAGGGGGAGTTCAGGTGGATTGAGAGGAAAAGTCTGTTTCCTCAATCTCAGATAACACCTTGAGCAACCAGGCTTCTGGATGTCAGCAGCTGGTCACAGTGTCCTTCAAGGCATTCATTCCTTCTGCAAACTTTTCCTGACCCTGAAGGTATGTCTTCCTGCTGGGCAAAGAAACAGTACATAAGCAGTTTATCATTATATTGTGGGAACAAGGAATATTGGACCAAAAGCAAGTGGTTAACATATGCAAGCCAGCAAGGGCCTGATCAGAAGGCCCTAAAACATGCTGGGGTGCTGAAATCTCAAGGGGCCCGATTACAAGGATGAAATGTACACGAGATAGGCAAAAGCAAAACCTAACAGTAAAAGCCTGTTTCCACACCAAATTACATGCTATTGAAGGGAAAGCTCCCTTCCAAAGATTAGCTAACCTATTGATGATCAACCACGCTGGGCCCGTCATCTAGGTTAGGTAGTTTGGACTCTATTCCAAGAGCAATGGGAGGACATTGATATGCACGGAGGggaggaggggtgtgtgtgtgtgtgtgtgtgtgtgtggtgtgtgcgtgcACATCATTCTGGCTGCAGGTGGACAACGGATCTGAAGAGGTAGGAATGGAAGCAGCTACCCCTTATGGCTCGTTCAGCATCCAGGCAGGAGCAGGTCCCCCAGTACAGGGATGTGGGTGCTCACTGTACAAGAGCAGCTGGCCCAGAGGGGCTGGTGGGAGCTAAAATCGGGTCTCCCTCTGATTGCCAAGCCATGAGCCATGGCACGAAGCTCAGACTGGCCAAAGGAAAAGGCAACCTTTTCTTATTTGCTCAAAGGCATTGCTTGCCTGCTAAACTCTGCATCCAGTGGGCTGCATGGCTTGAGGCTGTGGGTAGCTCTGGATTCATAAAGAAGCCACCTGGGCAGCAGATGCCCATGTGACAGCAGTGGCTTCACCAGAAGGAGGAAGTCAAGAATGTGAGACATGAGCCACAGGGAGGTGCATTTGGGGACAGAAATGGCAGGAGTTGGAATTATTCACACAGGGATCAGGATGAGGAAGGGCTCAGAGACAACAGCCAGGTTTCTGGTTGGGGCATTCAGGAAAACACTGGAGAGAGCCCAGACTTGGAAAAGTCAAGGCTTCCCCTAAAGCTGCTGCCCTGCAGCCTTCTTCAGCAGAAACTAGAAGCTGGGAGCCAGCAGCAGGGACTCGGGGCTAGTGGGTGGAGGCTGCTGAGATTCCAGGTCTTTGGCACCCAACACCACTTCCAAGGAAAAGTCTAAGGAGCATCAAGTCTGGGCAGTAAGTCCATGGCTCATCTTTAGAGTATTCTCAGAACATTTCAGTGTCAAGCAAGAGTTGGCCTAGGAATCACAAGAGGTGAGCAGCTGCTCCAAAGCACCACTGAGTACTGCTAGTGTGAGTCTGACCAATATTCAGAGTCAGAAACCTGCCAGTCACATGGAGGGGGAGAGGTTTGTGCTCTGTCCCTGTGTGCTATCTCTCCCTCCATGCTTGCTGGTGGCTGTGGCTTCCTCAAAACACAACCACCTCAGTTGACATTCAGTCATCTCTTGCTCCCAGGATTTAGGAGAGTAACTTCTGCATTTGTGTAGCTTTCCTGATAGAAGCCTGGACTTTCCTTGTCAGACCTGAAagagttatttattcattcaacaaacagtgGCCGAGGGTGTATGGTGTGCCAGACCTGGAATTGGCATGAAGGCACTAGATGTCAGAAGCCAGGCTGCTGCCCAGGAGGACACACCTGATGGGGCTCTGGGAACAGGATGATGGTGGAGACATCACGTCCAGAATAACTTTGTTAGGATGGTGAACTTGACAGTTAGGACTTTTATGTTGCACTTGTTGAAAAGCCACCTAAAATTGCCATAAGTAAGAGAGGTGATCTAATGGCCCATGAAACTGCCAACTCCAGGAAGACAGACAGGGTGACCTGACAGTAGGTTTGACATGTTGgtttttctgccattctgtgcgTGGCATCAGCTTCCTCCCAAGACTGACACTACATAGGACATTAGGTGTTTGCCAGCCCAGTTGAAGCTGTCTGCTTCCTTGCTCACCACCAGTAGAAAGGTGGGGTCTATGCCCCGCATTCCAGGTGACAGCGAAGGTTTATGTGGGGACTCAGTCACACTTTCCGGAGACTGTACATTTCATAGCAGAATCCAGGTTATATGAAAGGAGTCCTGGCCCAAGGATACCCGCACCCCATAGAGATGGAGAACCCCAGGGAGcacaggggctgaggggctgagtGACAGGGAGCACTGCCCACAGAGGGGGCATCCTGCAATCAGGAAGGGTAGGAAACGGGTGCAGATCAGCAGCCAACAGAGGCCCACCCAGGTGAGCACAGGTGGAGTTGCTGGTGAGGTGAAGAGTGTGCTGGTCgggaggggagggctggggaCCAGTAGCCGGTTTGGGAAACCAAAGCTGGGCAAAGGGTGTGCCAAGGCCTGCAGTGGGGCCTGTTAACAAAAACATCAAACTGTTAAATGATCTGAAAGAGGTATTTTCTGAGCCAATATGCGTGACCATGGCCTGGGGATCTCAAGAGATCCTGAAAACGTGTGCTGGGGCAGTCGTTTTCTACATTTGAGGGGACAGGAATTGGAGTAACATCCTAAATCCATCCATGGAAGGTATACATTGACTCTGTCTAACACGGTGGGATATCATGAAACGGCGGGGGACATTATAGGTCACAGGTGGATTCAAACCAGTTGGCAATTGGTTGAGAGTTCAGCTTTGTCTAAAGACGTGAAGTTGGTACAAAGGAATGCTTCAGTTCAGAGAGAGGGTCTGCCTCTGCCATGTGATGCTGTCCCAGAGTCAGGTAGGAAAGTCAACCACAGCATCCTGGGTCAATTTAAAACCCATTGAAGGAGACTATGGGTTTCTAGGGTGTGTGTTAATTCTTGCCTTGCAAGGCCTTAAGTCTTCATTTTCAATTCCTAAATAAAGGGATGAGTCCTGGAGCTTCTGGAAGCTGGCCTGGAGCTGAGCACTTGCCGCAGACAATGCCCAAAGTGCAAACCCAAAGGCGCCTGGATCTGGGCTGCATGTGAAAGCTTTCATGTTCAGGTCTTACTTTGCGACAGTGAGGGGTGACCGGGGAAGCCTACATGAGGGGTGGGGGCCGACCAGCAGCCCAGCCTGGGGAACTGCCTTAACCGCATCTCACCTCACTTCCTCAGggttcaggttttcttttttttttttttttttttttgagacggagtctcgcactgtcacccaggctggagtgcagtggccggatctcagctcactgcaagctccgcctcccgggttcacgccattctcctgcctccgcctcccgagtagctgggactacaggcgtccgccacctcggccggctagttttttgtattttttagtagagacggggtttcaccgtgttaaccaggatggtctcgatctcctgacctcgtgatccgcccgtctcggcctcccaaagtgctgggattacaggcttgagccaccgcgcccggccaagggttCAGGTTTTCTTGAAGGGAACATGCAGATTTGTACAAAATACCAACAAgctgagattttaattttttgagcaataaggaaaaatagaaattttcacTCCAAGCACCCCATGTTAAGCTCGGCCGAACTGGTGGCACATCTCAGGAGTCATGGGGCAACGCTCTCAGAAACAGTGTTAGggcaaaaagcaaaagcaaaaaaaaaaaaaaaaaaaaagacagtgaagaGGTTTAATTCTTCTTGTTAAGGGAAGAGGTGTCCTCTGTcacttttcttagagcattttctttggaaaacttGTCATTTTAAATCCTTCCTCTGCCCCTTTGAGGGACATGCAAAGCTTTTTGACAGCTAAATAAGCCTTTTGCCAGTTTTGCAAGGTCTATGTCCCTGAAGGACCTGGGAGTCCAGTCTTTGAAACGTTATCATCAGAGCAGCCAGGGCCCTGTCTCCCAGTCTCCATGGGAGGGCGGGAACCTAACTTTTGCCCTATGTGATAAATCAACTTCTATCGTAAAGATAAGGGTTGTTTTTCCTTTATATGAAGTAAAATAGCAGATGCAGGTTGTTGAGTGAATTGAGGTTGAATCTCTGATGAACCTGGTGTGACCAAAAGTGCTGTGCAGTCCCCTGACCTGAGGACTAGGCATGGCTTCTCTTGAGAACGTGTGCAATGGTTTGGACCCCCTGGCTAGATTAGCGGtgagatttttttctgtctttgcagcGTCTTAGCGGATCATTGCCTGTGTTGCGCATCTCGCTCTGGGTTAATGCTTTTTCAAGGATAAAAGCgttgttctttctcttcttcctctgcagAGAGGCTTGCTGGGATGGGAGAAGATTTTATTTGTAATTCCATTTCTCCATGACCAGAGGATGGGCTCTGGGGGTCAGGCAGCTGGGAAGAAGTTTAGAACCCACGCCTAGGCCTTCCCCAAGGCTCATGCACTCAGTTCAGCAGTATCAGAAACACTACCTGGAAGACCCCATACTGTCTGGAAAGaggaattcattttctttcattgctgACACTCCtgggtgagtgtgtgtggtggTTACCCATACCCTAGTCCCACCCTGTGCCCCTCCTCCACCTCAGGGGGCCCCAGGAGGCCTGGCCCTCCTAGACCAGGGCACCCCCAAGGGAGACTGGGGGTTGGGGGTCCCACCAGGGTGCCAGGTGTTGGTCAAAGTGAATGTGAACTAGAAGGAAGGAGATGGAGCCCTCTCCTGGGAACCGGACAGGgacagggatggggtgggggtgccCAAGAAGCCATGGCTCTGGACTGGGGCCGCCAACCTGCCCAGGCAGCTGGGGCTGACTCCTTGAAGTTGCATTTCTGACTCCCCCTCCCACATGCAG
It includes:
- the LOC105465271 gene encoding N-acetyltransferase 8 codes for the protein MAPYHIRKYQESDRKWVVRLLSQGMAEHIPATFWQLLKLPRTLILLLGGPLALLLVSGSWLLALMFSLSLLPALWFLAKKPWMDYVDTVLRTDMSDITKSYLSEPDSCFWVAESEEKVVGMVGALPVDDPTLKEKRLQLFHLSVDSEHRCQGIAKALIRTVLQFARDQDCSAVVLDTSNIQLTALSLYQSMGFQKTGQSFSCMWARLVAHITIHFIYRLPSSQAGGL